One genomic segment of Impatiens glandulifera chromosome 6, dImpGla2.1, whole genome shotgun sequence includes these proteins:
- the LOC124941933 gene encoding zeaxanthin epoxidase, chloroplastic-like — protein MASFQSINSFSHQYQGSINFPQSKRIDLTRRRTLILTCERKNEFDFDQNKSGDTKKKNLRILIAGGGIGGLVFALAAKKRGYDVKVFERDLSAIRGEGNHRGPIQLLSSALAVLESIDVTVAKQVMDAGCVTGDRINGLADGVTGDWFVKLDLLNPAIRRGLPVTRVICRMALQDILVNAVGDDIVKNKSKVVDFVEESNKVRVILENGQHYEGDLLIGADGIWSKVRSRLFGAKDPSYSSYTCYSGLTEFVPPYIDSVGYRVFLGLDQYFVASDVGNGKMQWYAFHKEAPMNAGTDDGVKKKRLLELFGNWCGDVTTLIAETPEAMILHRDIYDRDMLYRWGAGLVTLLGDAAHPMQPNLGQGGCMAIEDCYSLILELDKITKLGSGDYEPKDIISALRRYEWRRIPRVSIVHNMSRMTSKILSSYKPYVKIELGLFSFLPSKSIAHPAIPAARMIVQTFLPIYLNWMIAGTGFW, from the exons ATGGCGTCTTTTCAAAGTATCAATTCCTTCTCTCATCAATATCAAGGTTCAATCAATTTTCCTCAATCAAAACGCATCGATCTAACCAGAAGAAGAACCTTGATTCTCACTTGCGAACGAAAGAATgagtttgattttgatcaaaacaAGTCAGGAGATACAAAGAAGAAGAATCTAAGGATTCTGATCGCCGGAGGAGGTATAGGCGGTTTAGTATTTGCTTTAGCTGCTAAGAAAAGAGGTTATGATGTTAAGGTTTTTGAAAGAGATCTGAGTGCGATTAGAGGTGAAGGTAATCATAGAGGTCCTATTCAACTTTTGAGTAGTGCTTTAGCGGTTTTGGAATCTATTGATGTTACTGTTGCTAAACAAGTTATGGATGCTGGTTGTGTTACTGGTGATCGGATTAATGGACTTGCTGATGGTGTTACAGGTGATTG GTTTGTCAAATTAGATCTTTTGAATCCTGCTATTAGGAGAGGGCTTCCGGTTACTAGAGTAATTTGTAGGATGGCTCTACAAGATATATTAGTGAATGCTGTTGGGGACGATATAGTGAAGAACAAATCCAAAGTTGTTGACTTTGTCGAAGAATCCAACaag GTCAGAGTGATTCTTGAAAATGGACAGCATTATGAGGGTGATTTGTTGATTGGGGCAGATGGAATATGGTCCAAA GTGCGTTCAAGGTTATTTGGGGCAAAGGATCCGAGCTACTCGAGTTATACTTGTTACAGTGGCTTAACTGAATTTGTTCCACCTTATATTGATTCAGTTGG GTATAGAGTATTCCTAGGACTGGATCAATACTTTGTTGCTTCTGATGTTGGGAATGGTAAGATGCAATGGTATGCTTTTCACAAGGAAGCTCCAATGAATGCTGGGACAG ATGATGGAGTTAAAAAGAAGAGGCTTTTGGAGTTGTTTGGCAATTGGTGTGGAGATGTGACAACCTTAATTGCAGAAACTCCGGAAGCCATGATTTTACATAGGGATATTTATGATCGAGATATGTTGTATCGATGGGGTGCAGGTCTTGTGACTTTGTTAGGCGATGCTGCTCATCCTATGCAACCGAATCTAGGACAAGGCGGTTGCATGGCTATTGAA GATTGTTATAGTCTCATACTTGAGCTTGACAAAATTACAAAACTTGGTTCAGGAGATTATGAGCCAAAAGACATCATTTCAGCTCTTAGAAG GTACGAGTGGAGAAGAATTCCTCGAGTTAGCATTGTTCATAATATGAGCAGGATGACATCAAAGATATTATCCAGTTATAAACCATATGTGAAAATTGAACTTGGCTTGTTTTCT TTCTTACCATCTAAGTCCATAGCACATCCAGCCATACCGGCTGCTCGCATGATTGTTCAAACTTTCTTGCCTATTTACCTCAATTGGATGATTGCAGGCACTGG ATTTTGGTGA